A section of the Clostridium felsineum DSM 794 genome encodes:
- a CDS encoding sensor histidine kinase, translated as MNKPHIFKEKSLKWQLLRRMFLLLVCFLVILEIFQYFFLKQYLIRTREQLLESRISNVCHIVDTTNSESTLKKNLFFILKNSIYFNTSASVIDKDGNTLLAFTNNKNSIPDTPPSKISPDGPKLSSHEYKLILKRQGNLDGYSLIKNKHGDLQITIWRKIGKLNSPSGLIQLSTPFSSVSPLLYKQLYIYILACTLILILSIIIGGSLIKHTLTPLFNITDTLKDITIGDLNKRLPENNNQIEINQLSNAFNTMFSGIESSFNREKQLKKQMQQFVSDASHELRTPLTSIRGFVEVLLMGSYKDEEKLKFALNTILTENNRLTELVNNLLTLTRLDKGIYTEMVKQNMKNIIEEIYPQLKILASNRQLILNIHDNNTYFLGNKNQIKQVIFNIVQNSINYTDPENGIITISLYTENNFLVLKLSDNGVGISEEDLAHIFDRFFRSEVHRSRASGGCGLGLSIAKSIIEGHSGEISAKSTLRHGTSFYIKLKML; from the coding sequence ATGAACAAACCACATATATTTAAAGAAAAAAGCTTAAAATGGCAGCTTTTAAGAAGAATGTTTTTACTTCTTGTATGCTTTCTTGTGATTTTGGAAATATTTCAATATTTTTTCCTAAAGCAATACCTAATAAGAACAAGAGAACAGCTTTTAGAATCTCGAATAAGTAATGTATGCCATATAGTAGATACTACAAATTCTGAAAGCACCCTAAAAAAGAACTTATTTTTTATTTTAAAGAATTCAATATATTTTAATACCTCTGCATCAGTTATCGATAAGGATGGAAATACCCTCTTAGCCTTTACTAATAACAAAAACTCCATTCCAGACACTCCTCCATCTAAAATTTCTCCTGACGGTCCCAAACTTTCATCTCATGAATATAAGCTTATTTTAAAAAGGCAAGGAAACTTGGATGGATATTCTTTAATAAAAAATAAACACGGTGATTTACAAATAACTATATGGCGTAAAATAGGAAAACTTAATTCACCCTCTGGCTTAATTCAACTAAGTACACCTTTTTCTTCTGTATCACCCTTATTGTACAAACAGCTTTATATATATATATTAGCCTGTACTCTTATATTAATTTTAAGTATCATAATCGGAGGCAGCCTAATTAAGCATACTTTAACACCACTATTTAATATAACTGATACTTTAAAAGATATTACCATTGGCGATTTAAATAAAAGACTTCCTGAAAACAATAATCAAATTGAGATAAATCAGCTATCAAATGCTTTTAATACTATGTTTTCAGGTATAGAAAGTTCCTTCAATCGCGAGAAGCAATTAAAAAAGCAAATGCAACAATTCGTTTCAGATGCTTCTCATGAACTTAGAACGCCTCTTACATCTATACGTGGTTTTGTTGAAGTTCTCCTTATGGGTTCTTATAAGGATGAAGAGAAATTAAAATTTGCTCTAAACACCATATTAACAGAAAATAATAGGTTAACAGAATTAGTTAATAATCTTTTAACACTGACTAGATTAGACAAAGGTATATACACTGAAATGGTTAAACAAAATATGAAAAATATAATTGAAGAAATATATCCTCAACTTAAAATTCTTGCTTCAAATAGACAATTAATTCTTAATATACATGATAATAATACTTATTTCTTGGGCAATAAAAATCAAATTAAACAAGTAATATTTAATATAGTCCAAAATTCAATAAATTACACTGATCCAGAAAACGGAATTATAACCATATCATTGTATACAGAAAATAATTTTCTTGTCCTTAAGTTATCAGACAATGGTGTTGGCATATCAGAGGAAGATTTAGCTCACATATTTGATAGATTTTTTAGAAGTGAAGTTCATCGCTCAAGGGCATCTGGAGGCTGTGGACTTGGACTATCCATTGCAAAATCAATTATCGAAGGTCATAGCGGTGAAATCTCTGCAAAAAGTACCCTTCGTCATGGAACTTCCTTCTATATAAAATTAAAAATGCTCTAA
- a CDS encoding FAD:protein FMN transferase: MFLTNIFSPNISYNKIFYCLGTVINLTAFGKNCEVAISEAIEALEKIDNTFSAFKDFSEVSNINKNAHSNFVKLSAETFFLIESSIYYSKLTNGNFDPTIKPLVNLWSIGKENFKIPNKTEISNVLKLVNYNDLILDKKNSSIMLKNNGQSIDLGGIAKGYAADKIKEVFYKHKIKRGIIDLGGNIVVIGQKAPKQNWNIGVQNPFSTRGEYIGILNLKDKSVVTSGNYERYSVVNGKHYHHIINPKTGYPEDTDVVSVTVISDKSIDGDGLSTGLYIMGVLNSINLINSLKGIDCIFITRNKNVYSTNGIKNNFKLTNEEFNFQEVI, from the coding sequence ATGTTTTTAACAAATATATTTTCCCCTAATATTTCTTATAATAAAATTTTCTATTGTCTTGGTACTGTAATAAATTTAACTGCATTTGGCAAAAACTGCGAAGTTGCCATAAGTGAAGCTATTGAAGCCTTAGAGAAAATAGATAACACTTTTTCAGCTTTTAAAGATTTTAGTGAAGTTTCAAACATAAATAAAAACGCCCACAGTAATTTTGTAAAATTAAGTGCTGAAACCTTTTTTCTAATTGAAAGTTCAATATACTATAGCAAATTAACAAATGGAAACTTTGATCCTACCATAAAACCACTTGTAAACTTATGGAGTATTGGAAAAGAAAATTTTAAAATTCCAAATAAAACTGAAATCTCTAATGTACTAAAACTTGTAAACTATAATGACCTCATACTTGATAAAAAAAACTCTTCCATAATGTTAAAAAATAATGGACAAAGCATAGATTTAGGAGGTATAGCAAAGGGATATGCTGCTGACAAAATAAAGGAAGTTTTCTATAAACATAAGATAAAACGGGGAATTATAGATTTGGGTGGAAATATTGTTGTAATTGGGCAAAAAGCTCCTAAACAAAACTGGAATATAGGTGTTCAGAATCCTTTCTCTACAAGAGGTGAATATATTGGAATACTAAATCTAAAAGATAAATCAGTAGTAACTTCTGGAAATTACGAAAGATATTCAGTAGTTAATGGAAAACACTATCATCATATAATAAATCCAAAAACTGGATACCCAGAAGACACTGATGTTGTTAGTGTAACTGTAATTTCGGATAAATCAATAGATGGAGATGGCTTATCTACAGGTCTTTATATTATGGGTGTCCTTAATAGTATAAATTTAATAAATTCACTTAAAGGCATAGATTGTATTTTCATAACAAGAAACAAAAATGTGTATTCAACAAATGGGATAAAGAATAATTTCAAACTAACAAATGAAGAATTTAATTTTCAAGAGGTGATATAA
- a CDS encoding response regulator transcription factor: MPLIDNHNFSIMVVDDEEHIVEFLKMGLEAEGFKVYTAYNGLDAVKNTKNLNPSLIILDVMLPLMNGYEVCSLIKKDLDIPIIMLTAKDEIDDRVLGLDLGADDYMVKPFSFKELLARINARLRSSLSNTSSKTIIGPFSVDDKAHEIKYLNNLLSLSPTEYNLLKYLLLNNNIALSKDQILEKIWGYDFSGEKNIIEVYIRYLRDKISDKDHKIIRTIRGIGYKVVVK, translated from the coding sequence ATGCCTTTAATTGATAACCATAACTTTTCTATAATGGTGGTAGACGATGAGGAACATATAGTTGAATTTTTAAAAATGGGACTAGAAGCAGAAGGTTTTAAAGTATATACTGCCTATAATGGACTTGATGCTGTAAAAAATACAAAAAATTTAAATCCAAGCTTAATAATTTTAGATGTAATGCTACCTTTAATGAACGGCTATGAAGTATGCTCTCTCATTAAAAAAGATTTAGATATTCCAATTATTATGCTTACTGCTAAAGATGAAATTGACGATAGAGTTTTAGGACTTGATCTTGGTGCTGATGATTATATGGTAAAACCTTTCAGCTTCAAAGAACTTTTAGCTAGAATAAACGCAAGGCTTAGAAGCAGCTTATCTAATACTTCAAGTAAGACAATTATTGGCCCTTTTTCTGTAGATGACAAGGCTCATGAAATTAAATATTTAAATAATCTTTTATCCTTATCTCCAACAGAATATAATTTACTGAAATATCTTCTTCTAAATAACAATATAGCTTTAAGTAAAGATCAAATATTAGAAAAAATATGGGGCTACGACTTTTCAGGAGAAAAAAACATAATAGAAGTCTATATAAGGTACTTAAGGGATAAAATTTCAGATAAGGACCACAAAATAATTCGTACTATAAGAGGTATAGGCTATAAGGTGGTAGTAAAATGA
- a CDS encoding DUF1002 domain-containing protein encodes MKLKSIKNLMIMFMVASLMIALPLKAKADAFTSVTLGGDLTEEQKQSMLKYFGVTKDQVNLVQVNIDDEKKYLGKVATKEQIGTKSISCSYVEPTESGGINVTTYNLYWVTSDMIKNSLITAGITNAKVKAAAPFNVSGTAALTGIMEGFEASKGGNQISEANKEAANQELVTTGNLGQKIGKDKAAGLMNEVKKEVVEQKPESKDATEKIVKNVVNNYNYNLNDNDVKNITNVMYKISNLNLDYSKIKGQLNQVTNKLKSTLESDETKGFLAKTWTSIKNFFGGLFK; translated from the coding sequence ATGAAACTTAAGAGTATTAAGAATCTAATGATTATGTTTATGGTTGCATCATTAATGATTGCTCTTCCTCTCAAAGCTAAGGCTGATGCTTTTACTAGTGTTACCTTAGGCGGAGATTTAACAGAAGAACAAAAACAAAGTATGTTAAAATATTTTGGAGTTACAAAGGATCAAGTTAATTTGGTACAAGTAAACATAGATGATGAGAAAAAATATTTAGGTAAAGTAGCTACAAAGGAACAGATAGGTACAAAATCTATATCTTGTTCTTATGTTGAGCCAACAGAAAGTGGCGGTATAAATGTAACTACATATAATTTGTATTGGGTTACTTCAGATATGATAAAAAATTCACTTATTACAGCAGGAATAACAAATGCAAAGGTTAAGGCAGCTGCACCATTTAATGTATCTGGAACAGCAGCACTTACAGGAATTATGGAAGGTTTTGAAGCTAGTAAAGGTGGAAATCAAATAAGTGAAGCAAATAAAGAAGCTGCAAACCAAGAATTAGTTACAACAGGAAATCTAGGACAAAAGATTGGTAAAGATAAAGCAGCAGGACTTATGAATGAGGTGAAAAAAGAGGTAGTAGAACAAAAACCTGAAAGTAAAGATGCAACTGAAAAAATAGTAAAGAATGTAGTAAATAATTATAATTATAATTTAAATGATAATGATGTGAAGAATATAACAAATGTAATGTATAAAATAAGTAATCTTAATTTGGATTATAGCAAAATAAAGGGACAACTTAACCAAGTAACTAATAAGTTAAAAAGTACATTAGAGAGTGATGAAACTAAAGGATTTTTGGCTAAAACATGGACTTCAATAAAAAATTTCTTTGGAGGACTTTTCAAATAA
- a CDS encoding sulfite exporter TauE/SafE family protein, producing the protein MLSFFSILLASFTQGITGFGFALIAVPLLSFFIPELRNITPIIVIYSLLTNIIILYKSRRYIDLKKVIYLVIFAIIATPIGTYMLIYVNVTVLKIIIGLVIAITAFAMLKNFKIKLKNEKISYGIVGILSGILNGSAGLSGPPIVLFLTNQNVDKNVFRANLTFFGLATNIFAIILFYLEGIINTPVIHFTLLYFPALIIGVLIGIVVSTKINERLFRNITIYLIILLGLYTSISSIFK; encoded by the coding sequence ATGTTAAGTTTTTTCTCAATTTTACTTGCTTCATTTACACAAGGTATTACAGGTTTTGGTTTTGCATTAATCGCAGTTCCTCTACTTTCCTTTTTTATACCTGAGCTTAGAAATATTACCCCTATTATCGTTATCTATAGTCTTTTAACAAATATTATTATTCTGTACAAATCAAGAAGATATATCGACTTAAAAAAGGTTATATATCTAGTTATTTTTGCAATAATAGCAACACCTATAGGAACATATATGCTTATCTATGTGAATGTTACAGTTTTAAAAATTATTATAGGTCTAGTTATTGCTATTACCGCCTTTGCTATGCTAAAAAACTTCAAAATTAAACTTAAAAATGAAAAAATATCTTACGGAATAGTTGGCATTTTAAGTGGTATTTTAAATGGAAGTGCTGGACTTAGCGGACCACCTATAGTTTTATTCTTAACAAATCAAAATGTAGACAAAAATGTGTTTAGAGCAAATCTCACTTTTTTTGGATTAGCTACTAATATTTTTGCTATTATACTCTTTTATTTAGAGGGTATTATTAATACTCCAGTTATACACTTTACATTACTGTATTTTCCAGCACTCATAATTGGAGTATTAATCGGCATAGTAGTATCAACAAAAATTAATGAACGTCTATTTAGAAATATTACTATTTATTTAATAATCTTATTAGGCTTGTACACCTCCATATCAAGTATATTTAAATAA
- a CDS encoding FMN-binding protein, protein MNKKISILQIARFISQTIFLFLLPGLFVLSFSQIGILYSNIIKGNFNFIALFPSISTTLVTLITTILLGRFFCGWMCSFGFMNDVIYMLSSKIFKTKFKVSEKTDKFLKTLKYILLIFILLFIWTTANKSLDNLSPWNAFAQIPNFKTSIFQYSLGFLILGIIIVGAAFVERFFCRYLCPLGAIFTLTSKFRLFKINKPNDKCGKCRLCTNKCAMGIDLYKYPKVKSGECIDCLKCLDVCPRKNTNLNIAGENINPTLASSIAIATFAGVYAMSNVVSSALPNSNSNSTLSSTSGTTATPSVKYKDGTYTGTGTGFNPNLNVSVTIKNGKISNIELLSNDETPRFFDRASSTVPNEIIKVQATNVDTVSGATRSSNGIMEAVQNALDKASASSTTNTATNDNNKTNSETQNSTTEAPSAQDNTSSNTASLASYKDGTYTGTGTGFNPNLNVSVTIKSGKISNIELLSNDETPRFFDRASNTVPDEIIKAQATNVDAVSGATRSSNGIMEAVQNALNKAK, encoded by the coding sequence ATGAATAAAAAAATTTCTATACTCCAAATAGCACGTTTTATTTCACAAACTATATTTCTTTTTTTACTTCCAGGCTTATTTGTCTTAAGCTTTAGTCAAATAGGAATATTATATTCCAATATCATAAAAGGCAATTTTAATTTCATAGCCTTATTTCCTTCTATATCAACTACACTAGTAACTTTAATAACAACAATATTACTAGGAAGGTTTTTTTGCGGCTGGATGTGTTCCTTTGGCTTTATGAATGATGTTATATATATGTTATCAAGTAAGATATTTAAAACAAAGTTTAAAGTAAGTGAAAAAACGGATAAATTTTTAAAAACACTAAAATATATACTATTAATTTTTATATTACTCTTTATTTGGACAACTGCTAATAAAAGTTTAGACAATTTAAGCCCTTGGAATGCCTTTGCCCAAATACCAAATTTCAAAACTTCTATTTTTCAATATTCTCTAGGATTTTTAATACTTGGGATAATTATTGTCGGTGCTGCTTTTGTAGAAAGATTTTTTTGTAGATACCTTTGTCCTCTTGGAGCAATTTTTACTCTTACATCTAAATTTAGACTATTTAAGATAAATAAGCCAAACGATAAATGTGGTAAGTGTAGACTATGCACTAATAAATGTGCTATGGGTATTGATCTTTATAAGTATCCTAAGGTTAAAAGTGGAGAGTGCATTGATTGTTTAAAATGTCTTGATGTATGCCCAAGAAAAAATACCAATTTAAATATAGCTGGAGAAAACATAAATCCAACATTAGCTAGTTCTATTGCAATTGCTACTTTTGCAGGAGTATATGCTATGTCAAATGTTGTTTCTTCTGCTTTACCTAATAGCAATTCTAATAGTACTCTAAGTTCAACTAGTGGTACTACCGCTACTCCTAGCGTTAAATATAAGGATGGTACATATACGGGTACCGGTACTGGTTTTAATCCTAATTTAAATGTTTCTGTAACTATTAAAAACGGTAAAATATCTAACATAGAACTTTTGTCTAATGATGAAACTCCTAGATTTTTTGATAGAGCCTCTAGCACCGTACCTAACGAAATTATTAAAGTTCAAGCTACAAATGTAGATACTGTATCTGGTGCTACTAGAAGTAGTAATGGTATTATGGAAGCTGTTCAAAATGCTTTAGATAAAGCAAGTGCTTCAAGCACAACTAACACTGCAACAAATGATAATAATAAAACCAACTCAGAAACTCAAAATAGTACCACAGAAGCTCCTTCTGCTCAAGACAATACTTCATCAAACACTGCTTCTTTAGCTTCATACAAAGATGGTACATATACTGGAACTGGTACTGGTTTCAACCCTAATTTGAATGTTTCTGTAACTATTAAAAGTGGTAAAATATCTAATATAGAACTTCTATCTAATGATGAAACTCCTAGATTTTTTGATAGGGCCTCTAACACCGTACCTGACGAAATTATTAAAGCTCAAGCTACAAATGTAGATGCTGTATCTGGCGCTACTAGAAGTAGTAATGGAATTATGGAAGCTGTTCAAAATGCTTTAAATAAAGCCAAATAA
- a CDS encoding methyl-accepting chemotaxis protein encodes MKKIADLNIFLKLILSFIIIAILSAISGAVAIWKISSVNSSLESIYNVDMKGTNILYELKGNVTEIRADILLIMDPINKGRVDSIVSDIDKIANQNATLMKAYESTIVTEEDRKLFSSYQENLEKWKDSRSKVISYIKAGDYPSANTEFNSNTKKYRTLMFKYLNADIDLNGKLAKADYNQSKVQYRSSIMLSIIFVVSSVVLSLLLGLVLAKHINTPLIKIKKLSERLAEFDFSTSLENNRKDEFGQSAEALNKAQENIRELIKTIMVNSEELSASSEELSATSEELSSKTSTIDNEINKIATSIEDNVAASEEITASVQEVDSSINSLSSKALEGSNNASQSKARSSKASNEGKMASKHMIELYSEKEKSILAAIEEGKVLEDIRIMAESIAEIANQTNLLSLNASIEAARAGEMGKGFAVVANEVKGLAEQSSEAVEGINMTIEKVNKAFEHLSKTSSEILKFMDGNIKAQFSKFVDMGDQYEKDSEFVSDMSSEIASMSEELEATIGQVNEAMQNMSKNHQNEAESSEDVKNTIGDLVGAANQVAEMAQSQAEISMKLNDLITRFKI; translated from the coding sequence ATGAAAAAAATAGCGGATTTAAATATTTTTCTTAAGTTAATTTTGTCATTTATTATTATAGCAATTTTATCAGCTATTTCTGGAGCAGTTGCCATTTGGAAAATTTCAAGTGTTAATAGCAGCTTGGAAAGCATATATAATGTTGATATGAAGGGCACTAACATTCTATATGAGTTAAAGGGCAATGTTACAGAAATAAGGGCAGATATTCTTTTGATAATGGATCCAATAAATAAAGGAAGGGTAGATAGTATAGTTAGTGATATTGATAAAATTGCAAATCAAAACGCAACATTGATGAAAGCTTATGAATCTACAATAGTTACTGAAGAAGATAGAAAATTATTCTCTTCTTATCAGGAGAATTTAGAAAAGTGGAAGGATTCAAGAAGTAAGGTTATCAGTTATATTAAAGCTGGTGATTATCCTAGTGCAAATACGGAATTTAATTCAAATACTAAAAAATACAGAACGCTTATGTTTAAGTATTTAAATGCTGATATAGATTTAAATGGAAAGCTAGCGAAAGCTGACTACAATCAAAGTAAAGTACAATATAGAAGCTCAATAATGCTTTCAATTATTTTTGTAGTATCTTCTGTAGTGCTTTCATTGCTGCTAGGATTAGTTTTAGCAAAGCATATAAATACACCATTAATTAAAATAAAAAAATTATCAGAGAGACTTGCTGAATTTGATTTTTCAACATCGCTTGAAAATAATAGAAAGGATGAATTTGGTCAATCTGCTGAAGCACTTAATAAAGCTCAAGAAAATATAAGAGAACTTATAAAGACTATAATGGTAAACTCAGAAGAATTAAGTGCATCTAGTGAGGAACTTTCAGCTACAAGTGAAGAACTATCTTCAAAAACCTCAACTATAGATAATGAAATTAATAAAATAGCTACAAGTATAGAAGATAATGTAGCTGCTTCAGAGGAAATAACTGCTTCAGTTCAAGAGGTTGATTCAAGCATTAATAGTCTTTCATCTAAGGCACTTGAAGGAAGTAATAATGCAAGTCAATCAAAAGCTAGGTCATCAAAGGCAAGTAATGAAGGTAAAATGGCATCTAAACATATGATAGAGTTATATAGTGAAAAAGAAAAGAGTATACTTGCAGCTATAGAAGAAGGAAAGGTACTTGAAGATATAAGAATAATGGCTGAGTCTATTGCTGAAATAGCCAACCAGACTAATTTGTTATCACTTAATGCATCCATAGAAGCAGCAAGAGCAGGGGAAATGGGAAAAGGTTTTGCTGTGGTTGCAAATGAAGTTAAAGGTTTAGCAGAGCAGTCTTCAGAAGCAGTAGAAGGAATTAATATGACTATTGAAAAGGTTAATAAAGCCTTTGAACACTTATCTAAAACTAGTAGTGAGATATTAAAGTTTATGGATGGTAATATTAAAGCTCAATTTTCCAAGTTTGTTGATATGGGAGATCAATATGAAAAAGATTCAGAGTTTGTAAGTGATATGTCTAGTGAAATAGCATCTATGTCAGAAGAACTAGAAGCCACTATTGGTCAAGTAAATGAAGCAATGCAAAATATGAGTAAAAATCATCAGAATGAAGCAGAGAGCTCAGAAGATGTAAAGAATACGATAGGTGATTTAGTTGGAGCTGCTAATCAAGTTGCAGAAATGGCACAAAGTCAAGCAGAAATATCAATGAAATTAAATGATCTGATTACCAGGTTTAAAATATAA
- a CDS encoding ABC transporter ATP-binding protein: protein MTSTKNNMKTENKLKSLKRLLLLTLPYKKKIFLSIICVLLVNSAELLKPYILKVSIDDFLVGRKVQIGFHSITSMGILYFIVVALGGFFSISEANLINSAAQSIMKNLRGSVFKTIQLLPLSYLDKTSSGSLITRATNDVEALSEMYTDVIISLFQDIFLLIGIIYAMLSLNIKLSLVSFSVIPVMFILIFSLKTKIKRNFKRMKSLIGKINGFMAESLSGMKLIQIFTAEKEKRIEFKALNNEYFNATLFQVRLNSILRPASNIFQNLSIALLLWYSVDKIANHTLQIGVLYAFTSYIRQFFDPISDLADNYTTIQSALVSADRIFELLDKKNILENLDAGIPIKKLNGTVEFKNVWFSYDNKNFILKDLNFKIDKGETAAFVGETGAGKTTIISLISGFYKVQKGEILIDGININSIRPSDLRKNVAVVLQDVFLFSGNIKDNITLNDKISDTLINSAIESSMAKNFIEKMPRKLEEPVMERGKTFSAGQKQLLSFARAIAHDPSIFVLDEATANIDTHTEKLIQKAIENITRDKTTFIIAHRLSTIRNADKILFIKNGELSEIGTHDELMKKGGYYKTLVEEGKN, encoded by the coding sequence ATGACATCTACAAAGAACAATATGAAAACAGAGAATAAGTTAAAAAGTCTTAAAAGACTCCTTCTCCTAACTTTACCTTATAAGAAGAAAATCTTTCTTTCAATTATATGCGTGCTTCTAGTTAATTCTGCCGAGCTATTAAAACCTTACATATTAAAGGTTTCAATAGATGATTTTTTAGTGGGTAGAAAAGTTCAAATTGGCTTTCACTCTATAACTTCTATGGGAATTCTATACTTTATTGTAGTTGCCCTTGGTGGATTTTTTTCAATAAGTGAAGCTAATTTAATAAATTCTGCAGCACAAAGTATTATGAAAAATCTTAGGGGTTCTGTATTTAAAACTATACAACTTCTACCACTATCTTACCTAGATAAGACCTCTTCTGGAAGTCTCATAACTAGAGCAACAAATGATGTAGAAGCTTTAAGCGAAATGTATACAGATGTAATTATAAGTCTATTTCAAGATATATTTTTACTAATTGGGATTATATACGCCATGCTTTCACTAAATATAAAGTTATCACTTGTATCCTTTTCTGTAATACCTGTTATGTTTATTTTAATTTTTTCTCTAAAAACAAAGATCAAGAGAAATTTTAAAAGAATGAAAAGTCTTATTGGAAAAATTAATGGCTTTATGGCTGAAAGCCTATCTGGAATGAAGCTTATTCAAATTTTTACTGCTGAAAAAGAAAAGAGAATAGAATTTAAAGCTTTGAACAACGAATACTTTAATGCTACCTTATTTCAAGTACGTTTAAACAGCATACTTCGTCCTGCTTCAAACATATTTCAAAATCTATCTATTGCTCTACTCCTTTGGTATTCAGTAGATAAAATTGCAAACCATACACTTCAAATAGGAGTTTTATATGCCTTTACAAGTTATATAAGGCAATTTTTCGATCCTATTTCAGACCTGGCTGATAACTATACTACTATTCAATCTGCTCTTGTTTCGGCAGATAGAATATTTGAACTTTTAGATAAAAAAAATATACTTGAAAATTTAGATGCTGGAATCCCAATAAAAAAACTTAACGGAACTGTTGAATTTAAAAATGTTTGGTTTTCATACGATAATAAAAATTTTATACTAAAGGATTTAAACTTTAAAATTGATAAGGGCGAAACTGCTGCTTTTGTTGGAGAAACTGGAGCTGGTAAAACTACTATAATAAGTCTTATAAGTGGTTTCTATAAGGTTCAAAAAGGTGAAATTTTAATAGATGGCATTAACATAAATTCCATAAGACCTTCTGATCTTAGAAAAAATGTAGCTGTAGTACTTCAAGATGTATTTTTATTTTCTGGAAATATAAAAGATAATATAACCCTTAATGATAAAATTAGTGATACCCTTATAAATTCAGCTATAGAATCTTCTATGGCTAAGAATTTTATAGAAAAGATGCCTAGAAAGCTTGAGGAGCCTGTTATGGAACGAGGTAAAACTTTCTCAGCTGGTCAAAAACAGCTTTTATCCTTTGCAAGAGCTATTGCCCATGATCCCTCAATATTTGTATTAGATGAAGCCACAGCAAATATTGATACCCATACTGAAAAGCTTATTCAAAAAGCAATCGAAAATATTACAAGAGATAAGACAACTTTTATAATTGCTCACAGACTTTCAACTATAAGAAACGCAGACAAAATACTATTTATAAAAAATGGCGAACTTTCAGAAATTGGTACTCACGATGAATTAATGAAGAAAGGAGGTTACTATAAAACTCTAGTTGAAGAGGGTAAAAATTAA